From the genome of Anopheles funestus chromosome 2RL, idAnoFuneDA-416_04, whole genome shotgun sequence:
GTTTATAATCGAATCGTCCGGCGAGTGTACTGGCATTAGCTCGATTGTATCGTCCCACGGATGTTGTCCCTTAACCCGAGCGTCCTTGGCGCGTAGCATTTGGTGGAGAAATTTTACTACCGGTGTAATTTTTGGACCCAGCTGCGGTTTTTTATGCTTCACTAAGTCCAACTCGTGCAGCACCTTGTACGGTACGACTACGATCGGTTGACTTCCTGTTCAGATGCAAGAGAACAAACTCGTTTAAACAAACGCGAGAAACGTGAGAACATCTCTTTCTACTTACCCGAGTATTTTCTCGACAGGAAATCTTGAAAATCGTTGTAATTTTCGATGAAGATATTGGTGTCAATTACGCAGTAAAAGTAGTTTGCAAACGCAGATAGTCCATCTTTGTACTTTGTCTTTAGATCGGATGCCACCTCGTGCGAATCATCATTCGTTTCCTCTGGTGTATTCTTCAAAGTATTTGGTTTTACCTCTTCTAATAGTTCAGTATTTTGCTGCTGCATCGTTGACTCCGCAATGCTGTCATATTCCATACATTTCGAACTAGCCGGCTCTGCTGAAGGCAAAGGTACCTCCGGCTCAGGACTGATCGTTTCATCTACATCCATTTCAAAGCTGTCTTCCAGATTTTCTGTTCTATTGCTTGCAGCTAGATCCGGgttattttgctttacaattaAATCTTCAGGAACTGCGTCAGTATGCTTGATGGCTGAAGGTTCAGGAATAGCACTAGAAGCTGATAGCTTAGTGAAAGGCGCAGAGTTGGACTGGCTAGTGCTAGGAGATGGTGTTACGTTTACTTTTGGAGGGCTCGTCTCATCTACAGTGGGTTTCATTGGTATACTAGAGGCAGCTTTGGATAAGTTTTGCTCTTCGATTTCTTTTTCCAGAGCAGCACGAAAGTTTTCCAGCCTTGCCTGGGCCGATCCGTGTCGTGTACCATACAGCTCATTGCGCCATGCCACCGGTAAACCCTTGTCCTTTTTGTCCTTTGCTTTCACAATGCTGGAAAGCGTTTTATCCAACCTGTTTGATGTGCTGTgattgggaaatttagcagaTGCATTGGACCGACCGAAACTTCTACCATTATGCGCTGTTGGATGAGAAGAAACCTCGGGCTCAGGACTGTTTGATTCTACACCATCCACATCCATTCCACAAGTATTTCCAAGTTTTCCGACTACTACGGTAGTTACTGGACGGGTGCTTGCATGCTTTACAGATGAAACGTCAGTAACAGTGTGCTTTACAGTTTCCATTTTCGCGACAGCACTGGTAGCTGTTACGGCAGTGACAGACGCAGTCCTGGAGTGGCTGGTGCTGGAAGTTGACGTTACCTTTCCATTTGGAGGGCTTCTCTCCCCTACAGTGCGTTTGGTTGGTATACTCGAGGCAGCTTTggataatttttcttcttcgacctCTTTTTGCAGTGCTGCACGTAAGTTTTCTAACCTCGCTTGGGCCGACCCGGGTCGTGCACAATACAGCTCTTTACGCCATGACTCCGGCAATCCGTTGTCCTTTTTGTGGTTTACTTTCACGATGCTGGATAGTGTTTTATCCAACCTGCGCGATGTGCTGCGATCGGGCATTTTGACAGCTGCACTACCCCGACGAATTTGGCCAGCGTCAGACGCTTGAGGTGTTTGCTTTGTGGCTTGTGGTGCTGGctggttttttggtggttttggACGACTACAAATCGCAGTTCTTGAACTTTCCAATTTTGACCTTACCACTTTTCTTCCAGAAGCAACCGAAGATGCGCTTGCCTTAGACTTACTCGCTGCAGTTGGTATCATCATTGATTTTCTTACTTTTGATATAGTTTCATCCGAAATATCGTCGGAGGCGGATCTTTTCAAGCTCATTTTGCTTGTGTAAttaagggttttttgtttcgatgtgCAGTAAAACGTGCTGAATACGCTAGCTTCGTAAGATGGAACGAATGATATTCGCCTAAAAAGATACATGTAAAATCGCGATAAACACAGTATGGCTTCAATGTTTTCGTACTTACTGTACAAACCCGCATATCTTAATGCATCGTAGACATCTGTGTCCCGAAAGCTATTCGCACATGCGTAACCAGTAAACAGCGTCGAAGTATGTGAACTGTTTCGGAATTGCAGTAagttttgagtgaaaacaataGACAGAACATCCATCTTTGTATGTAATTAGTGATAAAGTATTGTTACCTGCTAGCACCACTAACACAAACGCTAACCTATGGCCAGAACAGACCAACAATTGtaacaaaaacctcaacaaaatcaaacgtACACACTTTGTTACACTAATAACAGGTTGATTTGGAGGGCTAccgaaaaggtaaacaaaccaGAACTGTCAAATAGCAGGCGCGCTAAACACGCGTTTACAATGTATGCGCCCAGTACTTCTTTTGTGGAAGAAAATATGGAATGGTTCTGGTATTGGATATTTgttgtagattttattttaattacagtGGAACATTCATTGATAAATGGTACAATATGTACAAATTCgagcaaaaattatttatttcttttgcaacaataaaacacaagGTGAAGTAGAACCGTGCAGttgaaaaaaaccttcccccaTTAAAGATTATCCTGTCGTGTCCTTCTATCCAGCATGGCTCGAGTACCGTTACACTAATAACTGAGACCAATTTCTTGAACATGTTTTAATGgaatcttattttttttacttttccgagttattttttaaaatattttcctaaaaGTTTTGTACGACCAATGTTGCAGATATTACCAACTCGTCATGCTCATTACTAAACCAATCAGGATTATTAAACGTTTTCTGTACTAAAGGTGAATAAATCTCTGCAACATCATGGTCAATCTCCATAATATACTCCTGTTAATCATGATTCTTGTAAtgcaaataaaagcttcaccaCCTTATTCCCTCCACATGCGAAGGACAAAAACAGCCAATTTTGTAGTACAGTGACAGTGTGCTATTACAACCACAGAACATAATCTCAAATAACATATGCACGCAGCTAATAATCAGTGGTGTTCTGTTGCGGTGTGAACTTGAGCTAACGCCTCCGCACGTCTAGAGGCACGTGGTGGCATTGAATTCAAATCGCTCCCTTCGATATGAAAGTGTTCCGAAGTTGAGTCACACGGTAAGAGCACAAAGAAAAGCGGTTCTGATTTTGCATATCACCATTGAACGCTAACAGTTAGTTGCTAATATCATGGTGGGAAGTAGCTTTCCACCCACTGCCACAATCTTGAAAACGCAAACGTATTCAAAAGTTAATCCAGTTTCACTGCTATTTTGGTGGAGCCCTTTTCACCCGTGCCACCGAAGAAAGTTGGTCAAACGTTGTCCGTCGTCATTTTGCAGCAAACGATAAAGCTTTCCTCGCTCGAGCTTCCTCACCTACCGATGTTCAACATGTTATACTTTTATTATTCACAGTTGCTTATGAAAGCGTCTAGCGCCTCCCCGAAGCCATCGAAGTCCCTCTACCCATTGGTTGCATTCAACACTCGAGTCTTGCTTCTAATCCTTTCGTTTCCATTCGCCGCGTCGGGAGCTGTTGAGTTTCCCGCGTACCGTTTCAGCTGTTCTATTTCGCATGACTTGTGGGTTTTGTGCCTGGCCCGAGCACATGCATTTGCCCCAGAAACGggaacacaccaacacacgcgTGGGAAAGAGCGTTCTCAAGCGTCCCGTCCTTCACGACACATTGCgatgaatattttgtttagaaTATATTTATCCATCCCTACACGTACACTGCCCGATGCTTCCCGGCTTCCCCGACATTGTGCAAACCGTTGCATTAAGATTCAAGAGCATATTCAACAGCTCTCTCATCGGTGACTCCATCGTTGCACTCTATCCTGTCCCTCTATTAGTGGCCATTCTCATATGATTGCTGTACACATGCAAAGGATTTGTGCAGAGGGAATTTATAAATAGTTTATTACGGCGATGCAATGGGAGACCTTATTGAAGgcttgcaaaagaaaagcgatgAAAGTGTTACCATCTATTGAGCTATTTTTTACCCTCTAAGTGTTATTGAATAAAAGAATTCATacagaaaaaatgaattaaacaagaaatttaaaaattggctTCTTCAGTGATGCCTTCAATGGCTGCATCGCAAGTTTGTTCTTCTCTTATTGCTTCTATCAAACACATTCGCATTCGcctttttatgttcttttcaACGGCCAAGGTCAAGCATTTCCAGTGAGGAATCCACTTCAACGATAGTCGTAACATTTCTATTACCATTGGCAcaataacaacacacacaaacgaaagaaaaaaaaacaccaactggAAGCTTGATTGCAAGAAAAACCTTTTCATGGTTGCAGACATGGAAAATAAAGGCTGTCGAAATAAAGCACAGCGACGTAGAAATGAATGGCAAATGCTCTCAACAAAACGTGTACCTACTGGCCGCGCTTACCAACGCTTTCAAATGGATAAAGTGCCTACAATTTATCATTGCTCCCGCCCTGTTTGAtgtagtgttttattttgctctttctttttcctttttggcccATACATGAATCCTTCGTCCACACCATTGTACTTGAAAGGTCTTGTAATTTAACAGATAAAAGCTAATAAAAGCTTGCTTCAGTATTTCGATCGATTAAAAGACAAATGCATAATTACTCCAACGCCTTACGTTCGACTTCATCATTCAATCTTATCTCAAATTGCGTTCCTaatttttgtaccattttgtcACATGTTCacaattttgctttttgtgtcttaatttattctttgtttttttttctcttttttccaccatcttCTTTTGTGCATTTCCATTCGAGTTTACGACGACTTTCGACCTCCCAATCGGAAATCCATTCTTTGACATTCAAACGTAACGACGGATTTCCACCAGTTCCGGCTCATTTTGTGTACTTTCCTTTTGGTTTCTTCCCTTTTCTGGGGGGCGGAAGTGCCGAAACACAAAGAAGACgtattttgcgaaaaaaaaaatgtgttcctTTCTCACCAAAAGATGGaagagaaacgaaaaaaaagcataaacctTCAACTTCAACATGGAAAAGGCATTCTGTCTGTGAGGCAAAAATGGGCAGTGGTCCCGGTACCACCCATAAGAAATGAAAAGTGCTGTGGAGAGGAAAATTGCTTCTTGATTTTTTCCTCAACTATTGCCCTCTTCTCCTCTGTCCCGCTCTTTCGGTTGCTTTCCAAATAAaaaggtagaagaaaaaagaaaaagcagtCAAGGAAAGGAAGTTTGTATGCAAGAGACCTCTCCCCATAAGCTACCATGCAGTAAATCGTAACGATTATTTTATCGTCCGTACCATACACTACCACTGATTGTGCTACATTCGGtgtaaatttttcattaccCCATCTTATGGAAGAAAACCACTCCGCCTCCGTGCTCTCCTTCTTTAAAGAACAAGTGGAGGAAAAAGTGGGAAGAAAAGTCTAAACTTTTACATCATTTCCACAGCACAGCATCGAAGCTTTTCCGTGCCAACTTGgggattttttccttttcttgctttttgaAATGGTAATGAATGCAGGAAAAGCtaaattgtacaattttctCATACAGCCCGAGAAATTGCTTTTCACACCATACGCAACGGCACAAGACGGTGGGCGCAAGGTTTACGATTATGGTGGCGCTTGTACGCGCAAGAACTTCAGGATTAATTTGTGTGTCGATGGTTTTTGGCGTGCTGATGGCGAATCATGTGCTTGacatgttgtaaaaaaaagtttccaaaTCTACACCCCCTTCCCCGCAAAA
Proteins encoded in this window:
- the LOC125766408 gene encoding uncharacterized protein LOC125766408, which codes for MSLKRSASDDISDETISKVRKSMMIPTAASKSKASASSVASGRKVVRSKLESSRTAICSRPKPPKNQPAPQATKQTPQASDAGQIRRGSAAVKMPDRSTSRRLDKTLSSIVKVNHKKDNGLPESWRKELYCARPGSAQARLENLRAALQKEVEEEKLSKAASSIPTKRTVGERSPPNGKVTSTSSTSHSRTASVTAVTATSAVAKMETVKHTVTDVSSVKHASTRPVTTVVVGKLGNTCGMDVDGVESNSPEPEVSSHPTAHNGRSFGRSNASAKFPNHSTSNRLDKTLSSIVKAKDKKDKGLPVAWRNELYGTRHGSAQARLENFRAALEKEIEEQNLSKAASSIPMKPTVDETSPPKVNVTPSPSTSQSNSAPFTKLSASSAIPEPSAIKHTDAVPEDLIVKQNNPDLAASNRTENLEDSFEMDVDETISPEPEVPLPSAEPASSKCMEYDSIAESTMQQQNTELLEEVKPNTLKNTPEETNDDSHEVASDLKTKYKDGLSAFANYFYCVIDTNIFIENYNDFQDFLSRKYSGSQPIVVVPYKVLHELDLVKHKKPQLGPKITPVVKFLHQMLRAKDARVKGQHPWDDTIELMPVHSPDDSIINCALQVQSVAASGNVKVVLVSNDCNMLTKAIVANLTSCTMEELQSDYKF